In Anopheles gambiae chromosome 2, idAnoGambNW_F1_1, whole genome shotgun sequence, a single window of DNA contains:
- the LOC3290060 gene encoding elongator complex protein 5, with translation MSVSFTRRSTRLELLSARALPQQKVIVITDKLGFEPNANKVTTSWLSEQYGDKAITTGVTHLNESSKYLLLILSQLERRFEPRQIFHYIAQCKRDATVDHVFVWIVEQKLQEPFLRPYLEHMADSVITFEDRQHLSLLVKKNTGAVTHKYYEFDPLKDSITVVEAKRAAATKATAVSMEVAPPPNPASLGTFKIDLKDEEVAAKNALTLPFEFFKTLPEGGKILYHPDAEDDLDEEDPDDDLLI, from the exons ATGTCCGTAAGCTTTACCCGTCGAAGTACACGGTTGGAGCTGCTCAGTGCACGGGCATTGCCACAGCAAAAGGTCATCGTTATAACCG ATAAACTAGGCTTTGAACCAAACGCAAATAAAGTCACAACCAGCTGGCTAAGCGAGCAGTACGGCGATAAAGCTATCACCACCGGTGTGACCCATTTGAACGAATCGTCAAAATACCTGCTGCTGATCCTCTCGCAGCTAGAGCGTCGATTTGAACCGCGCCAAATATTCCACTACATCGCCCAGTGCAAAAGGGATGCCACCGTCGACCACGTGTTCGTGTGGATTGTGGAGCAAAAGCTGCAGGAGCCGTTTCTGCGACCCTACCTCGAGCATATGGCCGACAGTGTGATAACGTTCGAGGACCGGCAGCACCTGTCGCTGCTGGTAAAGAAAAACACCGGAGCCGTCACGCACAAGTATTACGAGTTTGATCCGCTGAAAGATTCGATCACTGTTGTGGAAGCAAAGCGAGCAGCTGCGACCAAAGCAACCGCGGTTTCGATGGAGGTCGCTCCACCGCCGAATCCAGCCAGCTTGGGTACGTTCAAAATCGATCTGAAGGATGAGGAGGTAGCGGCGAAGAATGCACTCACGTTGCCCTTTGAGTT CTTCAAAACACTCCCCGAAGGAGGAAAGATCCTGTACCACCCGGACGCTGAGGATGATCTTGACGAGGAGGATCCCGACGATGACTTGCTGATATGA
- the LOC1276480 gene encoding iron-sulfur cluster assembly scaffold protein IscU, with product MSLPRNIGTLLKVSRARSVPAALYHQNVLEHYENPRNVGSLDKKDKNVGTGLVGAPACGDVMKLQIKVDENGKIIDAKFKTFGCGSAIASSSLATEWVKGKTLDQAGQLKNTDIAKELSLPPVKLHCSMLAEDAIKAALEDYNKKQKKGGE from the coding sequence ATGTCTCTGCCGCGCAACATCGGCACCCTGCTGAAGGTTTCGCGTGCCCGCAGCGTACCGGCCGCCCTGTACCATCAGAACGTGCTGGAGCACTACGAAAACCCGCGCAACGTCGGATCGCTCGATAAGAAGGACAAGAACGTCGGCACCGGGCTGGTCGGTGCTCCGGCCTGCGGTGACGTGATGAAGCTGCAGATTAAGGTGGACGAGAATGGGAAGATCATCGACGCCAAGTTCAAGACGTTCGGGTGCGGTTCGGCCATCGCTTCCAGCTCGCTGGCCACCGAATGGGTGAAGGGCAAGACGCTCGACCAGGCTGGGCAGCTGAAAAACACGGACATTGCGAAGGAGCTGTCGCTGCCGCCGGTCAAGCTGCACTGCTCGATGCTGGCGGAGGACGCCATCAAGGCGGCGCTGGAGGACTACAACAAGAAACAGAAGAAGGGTGGCGAGTAG
- the LOC1276481 gene encoding protein ecdysoneless — protein MSHREILQSIREDDFVEYFLFPARPSDPSDVELENNEHALEPLLQEVNRLAEAFCQRYIWHRDGFRVVPRLLNDTRMLIEAAEGQNGTANAKLPSHLYGISHVGDNIQDEWFIVALLFHLTERIPGLVARVVDADGEFLLIEAAEQLPRWANPESCEGKVFICNGTLRLVQPREEGQQESLEIQDALERVRGTEGAKYCVSAEVDQCIRERIQGFPEDIVEHHHRATVSVPVGVAAVLRENPQLVAPAVLAFCGRDPIDLKACRAMRYFPPENCVNVSVTFTKCLYAMLAQSRYLPDRRTGWTIPLSTDPAYKAHMLGVKLACGFEILASQAKTSRTDWVTDKGWKSYYESLKAKGYFRDNIEGSQEHTKLLAIAREYYAENRDSMRTTPKIGEEIVSILKRNEWDVEELRRESAELPPADSDDWMNISPEELDQLLTKRYGAKKLFSLNGNNANAAAETFTSMVSDFLDQKSEFDGVVVEDDKDAEQAAKAVLAKLDLGPLKSPTKPKRTKSKGAHDRQKGQQNSKSATSVPDAGSTIPQESPFHQSVDFDAGAFGMHVRNMLDLLIPEDRWDSSDESEMSDYSQDEYDRNIEDMSPTRTNRAVQSELQTYMAQMDRELAGTTIGKSFETAIDDGEEGGDEGDGGKSSAPTAAGDDFDDIETFKPVNIDVNTLRNMMESYQSQLGGPGPAANLLGSMGVQISKGGAKSGEKGGSTQQTDV, from the exons ATGTCACACCGCGAGATACTGCAATCCATCCGGGAGGACGATTTTGTCGAGTACTTCCTGTTTCCTGCCCGCCCATCCGACCCGTCCGATGTGGAACTGGAGAACAACGAACACGCCCTGGAGCCACTGCTGCAGGAGGTGAACCGGTTGGCGGAAGCGTTCTGCCAGCGGTACATCTGGCATCGGGACGGATTTCGGGTCGTGCCGCGGCTGCTAAACGACACCCGCATGCTGATCGAGGCGGCCGAGGGACAGAATGGTACGGCAAATG cgaAACTACCCTCTCATCTGTACGGGATTTCCCACGTCGGTGACAACATACAGGATGAGTGGTTCATTGTCGCGCTGCTCTTTCACTTGACCGAGCGCATCCCCGGGCTGGTGGCGCGCGTTGTGGATGCGGACGGTGAGTTCCTGCTGATCGAGGCGGCCGAACAGTTGCCCCGCTGGGCCAATCCGGAAAGCTGCGAGGGGAAAGTTTTCATCTGCAATGGCACGCTGCGATTGGTGCAGCCCAGGGAGGAGGGGCAGCAGGAGTCGCTAGAGATACAGGATGCACTGGAACGGGTGCGTGGCACGGAAGGGGCAAAGTATTGCGTTAGCGCCGAGGTAGATCAATGCATACGCGAACGGATTCAGGGCTTCCCGGAGGACATTGTGGAGCATCACCATCGTGCGACGGTAAGTGTGCCCGTTGGTGTGGCGGCAGTGCTGCGCGAAAACCCGCAACTAGTCGCACCGGCCGTGCTGGCCTTCTGTGGGCGCGATCCGATCGATCTGAAAGCGTGCCGGGCGATGCGTTACTTTCCGCCGGAAAATTGCGTCAACGTTAGCGTCACCTTTACGAAGTGTTTGTACGCAATGTTGGCGCAGAGCCGGTACCTGCCGGACCGTCGGACCGGTTGGACGATCCCTCTGTCAACCGATCCGGCGTACAAAGCGCACATGCTCGGTGTGAAACTGGCCTGTGGGTTCGAGATACTGGCATCGCAGGCGAAAACTTCTCGCACGGACTGGGTCACGGATAAGGGGTGGAAGAGTTACTACGAATCGCTCAAAGCGAAGGGATACTTCCGGGACAATATCGAGGGTTCGCAGGAGCACACGAAGCTGCTGGCGATTGCACGGGAATACTACGCAGAAAACCGGGACTCGATGCGTACTACACCGAAGATAGGGGAGGAAATCGTTTCCATCCTGAAGCGCAACGAATGGGACGTGGAGGAGCTGCGCCGGGAGAGTGCGGAGCTACCGCCCGCGGACAGCGACGATTGGATGAACATTTCGCCCGAAGAGCTCGACCAGCTGCTGACCAAGCGGTACGGTGCGAAGAAACTGTTCTCCCTCAACGGCAACAACGCGAACGCGGCGGCGGAAACGTTCACCTCGATGGTGAGCGATTTTCTCGACCAGAAATCGGAATTCGATGGCGTTGTGGTGGAGGACGATAAGGACGCTGAGCAGGCGGCAAAGGCCGTGCTGGCCAAGCTTGATTTGGGCCCGCTTAAATCACCCACCAAACCGAAGCGCACGAAAAGCAAGGGAGCACACGATCGACAGAAAGGTCAACAGAACAGCAAGAGCGCCACATCCGTACCGGATGCGGGCAGCACGATACCGCAGGAATCGCCGTTCCATCAGTCGGTGGACTTTGATGCGGGCGCGTTTGGGATGCACGTGCGCAACATGCTCGATCTGCTCATACCCGAGGATCGGTGGGATTCGTCGGACGAGTCGGAAATGAGCGACTACAGCCAGGATGAGTACGATCGCAACATAGAGGACATGTCGCCGACACGCACGAATCGGGCGGTCCAGAGCGAGCTGCAGACGTACATGGCACAGATGGATCGCGAGCTGGCGGGGACGACGATCGGCAAGAGCTTCGAAACGGCCATCGACGatggggaggagggaggggaCGAGGGTGATGGTGGCAAAAGTTCCGCACCGACTGCCGCGGGCGATGATTTCGACGACATTGAAACGTTCAAACCGGTCAACATCGACGTCAACACGCTGCGCAACATGATGGAAAGCTACCAGTCGCAGCTCGGTGGGCCCGGTCCGGCGGCCAATCTGCTCGGCTCGATGGGTGTACAGATCTCGAAGGGTGGGGCGAAGAGTGGCGAGAAAGGGGGAAGCACACAGCAGACGGATGTTTAA
- the LOC1276482 gene encoding uncharacterized protein LOC1276482 has protein sequence MLKNIHERTVKKVKGNHYVATHGRDTVDLPYAQANRGYSTDGEDSQRAPSERTLSEYTVANERATPPTAPARKSRPEHKYQNNGGPRPLSSPPTRAPPRAPSALSYDHGGETGSDIYVTSAAYKAPSEISRYSAHRTHQSRGPRSVYSVASTAKTGRSSRRHGAKVEAMSAPNPFCPNVKGVCCLMLLLNLGLILITLGFVIVMQFMEPLFVWILGVVFLIFGFGTLIGSMIYCVIVCRDAKTPSQLKNEDLYWTKHWQKSIGYTPQEIDYKTDRFDERDRYSDRFSVSKMSGKYSDRDITRY, from the exons ATGTTGAAGAACATTCACGAACGTACCGTGAAGAA GGTAAAGGGTAACCACTATGTGGCAACGCACGGTCGCGATACGGTAGATCTGCCGTACGCACAGGCCAACCGGGGCTACTCGACCGATGGCGAGGATAGCCAGCGGGCCCCCTCGGAGCGCACGCTGTCCGAGTATACGGTGGCGAACGAGCGAGCCACACCACCGACTGCGCCGGCCCGCAAATCACGCCCCGAGCACAAGTACCAGAACAACGGTGGCCCGCGGCCGCTCTCTAGTCCACCGACGCGCGCCCCACCGAGGGCACCGTCCGCGCTCAGCTACGATCATGGCGGTGAAACGGGCAGCGATATCTACGTCACATCCGCGGCTTACAAGGCACCGTCGGAAATAAG TCGTTACAGTGCCCACCGGACGCATCAATCCCGCGGACCGCGCAGTGTGTACAGTGTTGCCAGCACGGCCAAAACGGGTCGCAGTTCGCGGCGTCACGGTGCCAAGGTAGAGGCCATGTCCGCCCCGAACCCGTTCTGCCCGAACGTGAAGGGTGTTTGCTgtctgatgctgctgctaaacCTTGGCCTAATCCTGATCACACTCGGCTTTGTCATAGTGATGCAGTTCATGGAGCCACTGTTTGTTTG GATCCTGGGCGTGGTGTTCCTTATCTTCGGCTTCGGCACACTGATCGGCAGCATGATCTACTGCGTGATCGTGTGCCGGGATGCGAAGACACCGTCCCAGCTGAAGAACGAGGACCTCTACTGGACGAAGCATTGGCAGAAGAGCATCGGCTACACGCCGCAGGAGATCGACTACAAGACGGATCGGTTCGACGAGCGCGATCGATACTCGGATCGGTTTTCCGTTAGCAAAATGAGCGGCAAATACTCCGATCGCGACATTACACGGTATTGA